The DNA segment CGTCAATATGAATGtgtgagggaaaggggaagatatctggggggggcagggtgctCCTGAGAGGACTCCAGTGGCTGGCTGTCCATGTACCAGAACCCTGCAGCCTCTCTTTCTGATCTATGGCTCAAACCCTCTAAATCTCCAGAAAGGGCGTGGTTCTCATTCACAGCTGCTGGCCAAAAACCCCCAGGCCAGCCCAACAAAGGCTGCGGAGGGCTCTGGTGACAGCCCCGCCCTACGCCCTGGGATGTACTGACGAACTCAAGACCTTCCAGGGAGCTCTTGGTCCAGTAGGGAAGCAAGGCAAGCTCACAGATCATGCGGCAAGACAGATCCCCACTGCCCACCACGGTCCTATGGAGAGGGAGAGGTTGGTTCTGATTAAGGCGGGGCCTGGGTGTAGGGCAGAGCATCCCCAAcattctccccactccctcacctctctctcctttAGGGAACCACCCTTCCCACTgcaaggatgggtgggtggggagggcaacGCTACGGACCAGAAGCTCCAACTCCAGACCCAACCCAAGTCCATTCCTGAGATTTCATACCTGGATGCTGGGAGATGGAAGTCCTCTCTCATGCTTAGAGCATTAGGGTGTAAGATCCTTGCTGTCTGTGCCCTTGTGCCCCTGTTCCCATGTGTCCCTGTGTAGTGGAGTGGGGCAACGCCAAACTGATCACACCCTAGTGGCATCTATGAAGCTCCTAGATCAAACATCTCCTGAAGGTATCCCCCGGAATTCTTTAGTTGTGTGAGCAAATAAattgtcctattttatttaagCTGAGATGAGTTGGTTTTTGTCCCTTGCCATGGAGAGAATCCTGTTCAACATAGGGGATCTAAATTACGTTTATGGAGGAGGCATCACTGAAGCGGGTCTTTAAGCAGTGGGGGTCTGGCGAGAGAAGAGGGAATCCAGACAGAGGACGATTGAAGCTAAGGGGTGGCCGGGGAAGTTGAGAGCATAGgtgagcccccctcccctgctttgcTCTTCACAGTATTCTGCTTGACTCAGCATAGTGGGCACGCCACAAAATCAGTGACTGATGAGTGTTCGGTTGAATGCGGAACACAACTAGAACACTGTGCTCACAGACGCCTGGAAAGACAGGTTTGGAATCCTCGGGCATCGCCATCCGTCCCAGCGAATTAGCCCTGAGAGCAAGTGGCTAACGGCTCCCTGGCCAGAGACATGTAGCCCCAAGCTTGGTTTCTCCCCGCATGCCCCGTATGTAGAAAACTGCCCAGGACGTGGGATCCCACCGGACTCCTTCCAGGTTCACGAACCTTCCTGAAGGGAACATCTCACTTGAAATCAATAATGACAAACCAACTCCAAGTCAGCTCTTTTGGGTGCCAGCAACCAAGGTGGgaaattatttctcaattctGTTCATGGCTTTGGAAATGGTTCGAGACGGTTCCATCCACAAGGATGTCAGGAAGGAGTTAGTGTCTATGCAGCAAAAGGCAGACATTTCAGCGATTGCTCGATGATCTAATGTGGAGTGAGGCTCCCCTTGCCCACCGGCATGGTACTCGAGCGATTCTGAAATGCTGATGATGTTTTCAGACCCAGACTCTGGTTTTTCAGTATCTCCCATCGCACAGTAAATTCTGATGTCAGTCGCCTATTGATTTTACAGTTTCCTTGTTTCCCCTTCCCTTGCTTTCtgtctgtgattttatttattgaagacaaCCTCAATAGGCACGCAAACTCTGCCCCGGGGTCCCAGGTCCCAACCCGTGGGCCACACGGGAGTCCGCCTCCCTCTCCAGACCGGCAGTGGGCATTCCTTCTCGTCTGCATCAGGTCAGCAATCTCCAGGGGCCTGATGTGCTGCCGGCCACGGGACCCAAGAGGACTAGGACTCGTTCCCCTTGGAGGAACTCCCTGTCCCATCGGGAGACACACGTACCAACAGAAAGCACAGAACGGCGGCGAGTTCTAGAAAAGTCAGAATGCTTGGGACAACCAACGGGAAGTTCAGGGAGGGCTCAGAAAGGCGGGCGAGAATCACTCTGTCTCCTGTGTCTGTGTCCCTTACCAGGTTCCCCGTGTCACCGCATCTGGTCCTCCCACAACCCCACCAGGGAGACtcaccatctccattttacagaggaagaaacagaggctcagaggggatGAACCTTGACTGCGACTGAACAGTGCCAGGACGTGCGCCCAGATCACTCTGGCTCCGAGGTAGGTATTGTCACCAACCGCATTATTTTGCAGCTTAAATGATTTTAGAAGTTGCCCCTTAACTGTCAATGTTGCACGGGCCTTTGGAGCTGCCTGGTAAATTGGCTTCATGTCCCTAGTCTCTTTTCCCTTCCGCTTTCTTGGATAGCTACTTCtcagtctctgcttctctccccaaatctccactgCTCCCCATTGTCCACCTGGTTCAGAGCCACAGGAGGAGGGTTTCTAAAGTGTCGCCACACCCCCCGCCGaccccatccatccctccactcaGGCACCAGCGCCGTCCATTTGCCTCTGGACCACCCACACTGCCCCCTCTGCTGGGTCATCTCTACTAGCACCAAAAATGCTGTAAAGTTTTCCccactttttaagaaaaaccCTCCCCCACATCCATCCCTCGGCCAATCTGGTCAGCTCCGCCAACCACTTCTCACCGCTTCACCAGGCAAAGGGGTCCAAGCTGTCCAACACCTGCCAGAAGCCATCATCGCTGAGCCACTACCCTGCCCCCGGCCCCGCTCCTCCCCTCGTCCTCCTGTCTTCCCCGGCTAGCTTCCGCACAGCTGACGGAATTCTCCTTTCAAGTATGAGCCTCCCCAGGAAAAGACATCAAAGTCCTTGCAGGGACCACGGATCTGAACTAGCCATCTCACCCCTCCCTCGGTTCACAGTAGACTCGCCCGTCACGTGCAAGCACACGCCTCCCTCGGCTGGAACGCTGGTCCCCTCACTTGCTGCAGGCTTCACGTGGAGGGGCCTgggcctgcccctgccctgggagCCTGGGTTCTAACGGGCCTGGGACTGGCCTGGGCATGGGGTCTGAAGCTCCTGGTGGCTCAACTGTGCAGCTGAGCTGAGGACCGAGGCTCTAGCCCCTGGCTGTCTGGAAGGCAGGAGCCCAGAGCTCCTTGGCTCTCccggttctctctctctctctctcatcagcAAACTGATGGCTCACATCCCACTGATTAAAGCGGATGAGACAGGAGGGCCCTTCTGCCAAGGACAACCAAGCAACCAACCATCCCATCCAGCAGCCCCAAGGCTGAGTTACCGGCGGAGGGAATGGCTCGGGGAGGCGGGAAGAGCTGTGGGCTGGTGGGTTGTGCTCCCGAGTCGGGGCCTCTCCTGTTCTCTGCTTGTCACTGGAAAAGTTGTGTGCCTTTGGGCAACTACCTAAAccatctcatcttttttttttttaattttttttaaagatttcatttattcatttctacagagcacaagcagggggagcggcagggagagggagaagcgggctctccactgagcagagagcccgatgtggggcttgatcccacgacctgagtggaaggcagacaattaaccgactgagccacccagatgccccaaccaTCTCATCTTTAAAACGGGACCATCATGGTCCCCAGTCGTGAAGGTTAAATGTGGCAACAACATCTGTTGGGGGTTCAGCACATTCCTGACACATCGGAGAAGCTCGAAGCCTGAGCAGCACAAGGCCACGAGCTCCTGGGGGCGGCTTTCTGGAGTTTGTTCGGCACCCGGCCCCTCCCCGTGCTCAGACATGAGGCTGTGAGCTCCGTGAGGGCAGAAATGGGTCTGTCTTATTGCTGTGACTCCAGCACTTGGAACACATGCGTGGTAACAGAGGGTAAGTGCTCAGAAAGGTTTTTGGATGTTGAATGCAAACAAACACTTacactgggggctcctgggggcacCTCAAAGAAGTAGAAAGTTACTCCCCTTCACGGCTGCCaccaggggcaggaaggagctcAGGAGCGCTGGACGGGAGCCCTGCTGACACGTTAGGGAGACTTCCGCCACAAGTGGTAGAAGGTCCTGTCTTAACTGGTTTCATAGGAAGATAATTGGTTAGGTCATTGGGCAAGAAATCTAAAGGCAGCCAGCTCCAGGGTCGGTTGCTTCAGTGGCTCAGGAACGGCATCAGACTGTGCTTCTTCTCTGCTATCCTCTGCATGCCGGCTTTGTCTTTGGATGCTTCCCCTCAGGGTCACAAAAAGGCTGCCAACCCTCCAAGCATCTCACACAGATGTGACAATATTCCAAAGCAGGGAAGGGGTCATCTCTCCTTGTAGATCTCTTTGTAAAGTGAGGAAACCTACGGCAGCAGCCCCACCGTGTCTTCTCATATCTCGTTGTCCAGAGCTGACCTGCATGCCTGTTCCCCAGCCATGAGCCACCTGGACGGGTCATCCCTGAGTAGGGGATCAGGTTGGCCTCttaaacagagaagagaaagtcaGCAAAGAACCATCAACATCAGTCCCCTGTACCCCAAGAATTAAACCGTGAAGGGTAGGTAGAAGGAAGGCTGCTGAGTCCCAGGCAAGCATCGTGAGGCAGGTGCCCCAGCCCAGAGGGGCCCATTCCTCATCAGATCTGTGGCTTCTCACACAAGGACTTGGGGACGTCCACTCCCAGTGGACAGGGGCAGGAATGGTGAGGGCAGACGCCTGGTTGAAGAGCTCGTTCCCCTGGATATGACTTCCGCTCAGAACCAGGCCTCCGTGCTCCATTCCAGCGAGGGGATCCAGACCAGTCACAAACATGGTCTGTTGCACCCTCTCATTGCCCTGGCCTGGCCGGGACCCCTGAATGCTCTGGAGCGTGCCAGGCCCCCCCTCCCAGGGAGAGCCACACTCAGGGGCTGGCCAGACCCTGGCTTCTGGGCACCCTGATGGGAAGACATGCCAAGAAAAACCAACTTCCTCAAATACGTTAATAACCACCACACTCTGCTCCCGGATGCCCTGTGTGGCTGATGTGCTTTCCGTCTGTGGAGCGGGGCCGTTCTGACCTCCCAAGCACGTTCTGCTGCGTCAGCTCGTGATACCTGCCACAGACCGTGCCCCTCCCAGGCAGGACAGGAGAACCCCCTCCTTTCCTGGgtcccctctccccccgcccccagccgcgGGACCCCTGGGTGGGGAGGCTGCCAAGAGGTGGTTGGTAAACTTGAGagagtttctttgccttttgagactgtttcctcacctgtaaaatgggggtgttAATAATAAAACATAGGGTATAGTTCCGAGAAGTGACAGTTAATACAATTACTATGATTAGTCTAATTACACGATGTGAAATCTGTACCTCGGGCTGGCTCCTGGTGAGCCCACACTCCAATCCCGCTAGACACAGCTGGACTTGCAAAGTGTTTTCTCTTGAGTGAACTCATTCCCGGAGCAGGACACCACCAGTGCTGAGGGCGTGTTTCAGGCTGAGGGGAGACAAAGCCCCAGCATTGTGTCTTTAAAGGAACTTTCTCCTAGGGCCCTGAGAAACCCTCAGGACGAGCCCTCGCAGAAGAGTCTAGAAGGAATGGAGGGGGAGGCATGTGGTTGCGTTGGCTGGGGCATCTCTAAGTGCCCAGACCTGTGCCCTGTCCAAGTCTACAAGGTTTAGAGATGCAGGGGCTCAGGTGGCCCAGCTCCCAAGGGGCGATTAAGAGGCCATTCCCTGCCTCCAGTGCATTCTTGTCTGACTGTGGAAGCAGAAAGAATCTGCTGCATTTCCAGCCTGACTTCCATCTGAGTGCAAGGCTCCCACAGACCACCGCAGTTATGCTAAGCCGTGGTCTCACTACCATTCCCATTCTTCAAGTAAGGAGACGGGAGCCTGCAGCAGACAGTGGAGGCTCTCTGCTCCTGTCCCCCCGAGCCCCCgacctctctgtgccccccagCCCGGCTCTGCCTGCACCTGTACTCTCGGAGACCTGCAGGGATCCGGCAGGCACAGAGCCACAGAGCCCGGGGTTTTCGTGGCTCAGCCTCCCACGATAACTGTCCCCGGGGACTGATGGGTGCAGGGGTTGAAAGCCCAGCTCCCTTGGCTGGAGTGAGGACAAACCGAGGGACTGTTTCCACTCCAGAGCTGCTGGGGAATTGGGAGAGGTTGGGACTACATGTGAGGTCACACCTCCCAGAGCCCTTCCTTAATAAATCGCTTGCATGCAGACCTCGGGACCTGCTTGGGAGCCTGCCTGACCTTagaggcaggaagaggctggATCACTGGCCCACGTCCATGCAGGGAGCGCAGTGGGTCTC comes from the Ailuropoda melanoleuca isolate Jingjing chromosome 13, ASM200744v2, whole genome shotgun sequence genome and includes:
- the LOC105235975 gene encoding uncharacterized protein LOC105235975 isoform X2, with translation MTHGCQDGPALVHTSSGRKPIQDVAPSDQGTTGVSAPGVVLIHSCWPKTPRPAQQRLRRALVTAPPYALGCTDELKTFQGALGPVGKQGKLTDHAARQIPTAHHGPMEREREPPFPLQGWVGGEGNATDQKLQLQTQPKSIPEISYLDAGRWKSSLMLRALGLFCLTQHSGHATKSVTDECSVECGTQLEHCAHRRLERQKTAQDVGSHRTPSRFTNLPEGNISLEINNDKPTPSQLFWVPATKVSNLQGPDVLPATGPKRTRTRSPWRNSLSHRETHVPTESTERRRVLEKSECLGQPTGSSGRAQKGGRESLCLLCLCPLPGSPCHRIWSSHNPTRETHHLHFTEEETEAQRG
- the LOC105235975 gene encoding uncharacterized protein LOC105235975 isoform X1, which translates into the protein MAPPSSTLPLAGSPYRMSRLPIRAPRACLLRCWPKTPRPAQQRLRRALVTAPPYALGCTDELKTFQGALGPVGKQGKLTDHAARQIPTAHHGPMERERLVLIKAGPGCRAEHPQHSPHSLTSLSFREPPFPLQGWVGGEGNATDQKLQLQTQPKSIPEISYLDAGRWKSSLMLRALGLFCLTQHSGHATKSVTDECSVECGTQLEHCAHRRLERQKTAQDVGSHRTPSRFTNLPEGNISLEINNDKPTPSQLFWVPATKVSNLQGPDVLPATGPKRTRTRSPWRNSLSHRETHVPTESTERRRVLEKSECLGQPTGSSGRAQKGGRESLCLLCLCPLPGSPCHRIWSSHNPTRETHHLHFTEEETEAQRG